ACTTTCATAATGCTCATTCGTTGATCAAAATAACATAATTCTATTTATGGCTGATTTCAAATTACGAATTGAAGTAAATTATTTCTTCGATTCGACGGACCTAAAGATTCGTCAAACTCCGGGTTTGTCAAATCTTCAGTTTGTGACATGAACTGTATTATTTTGGGCGCCTATATCACAGCTGATTTTATTATTTAAAAGCATACTTGTACTAAAAAAATTAATTTGTAACAACAGGATTTAAAATTACAAATTACGAATTGATGTTGGTTAAGCTCTATTAAAAAGCTCTATAAATTCAGAATTTGTCTTTGTTTTCATCAGCCTGTTCAATAAAAGTTCTGTAACTTCGTAAGCAGGAGCTTCATTGAGCTGTTTTCTCACAGAAAGTGAAGCTTCAAATTCCCTAGGAGTAAGCAGAAGATCGTCTCTTCTTGTACCCGACTTGTTTATATCTATTGCAGGGAATACTCTTCTTTCTTGAAGTTTTCTATCAAGATGAATTTCCATATTTCCGGTGCCCTTAAACTCTTCAAATATAACATCATCCATTCTGCTTCCTGTTTCTATTAATGCAGTTGCAAGTATGGTAAGGCTGCCTCCCCCTTCGATGTTTCTCGCAGCTCCGAAAAATTTCTTCGGCATATGGAGTGCCCCGGGATCAAGTCCACCTGAAAGAGTCCTGCCTGTAGGCGGTATTGTAAGGTTATAAGCTCTAGCAAGTCTTGTTATGCTATCCATTAGTATAACAACATCTCTTTTTTGCTCTACTAACCTTTTCGCCCTCTCAAGCACCATTTCAGCAACCCTTGTGTGATGCTCGGGCTCCTCGTCAAATGTCGAATAGACGACTTCACCCTTTATTGATCTTTGCATATCCGTAACTTCTTCAGGCCTTTCATCTATTAAAAGTACTATTAAATGAACATGGGGATGATTTATAGACATAGCATTAGCGATCTTTTTTAATAGCACTGTTTTCCCTGCCTTAGGCGCCGCAACTATTAAACCTCTTTGCCCTTTTCCCATAGGAGCAAGGAAATCTATTATTCTCGTTGCCAGCTCATTCGGGGTGGTTTCAAGTGTTAACCTTTCGTGCGGATATATTGGAGTAAGATTTTCAAAAGGAATTCTCTTGATTGCCCTATCGGGCTCTTCATCATTTATAGCTTGAACATAAAGAAGTGCCTGAAATTTTTCACTTTCTTTAGGAGTTCTTACTTTCCCTCGTATTTTGTCTCCTGTTTTTAAATTGAACCTTCTTATTTGAGATGGTGAAACATAAATATCTCTCTGACTTGGAAGATAATTCTCTAATCTTAAAAAACCATATCCTGTATTCTCGATAAGTTCGAGTATCCCTTCAGCTGTTTCAGAACCCTGCAATATTTCTTGAAGTCTTTCCCTTTTTTCAACATTTACATCTGAAAGATCCATATGACCATGACCTGTAGTTCGGTCTGTTTTTTCAGTATTAATCATTTCAGGTTTAGGTTTTTCATACTTTCTTCTCTCTTTAAGTTTTTCATCCTGTACTTTAGATTCCTCTACCTCTTCTGTTTTATCTGATTCTTCGGGAGTTTCAACTTCAACCTTCTCTTTATCCTTCTCTTTTTCTTCTTTTACAGCACTTTTTTGCACTAGCTTTTCTATAAGCTCGCTTTTTCTGTATTTTGTAACGCTTTTTATCCCTGCTTCCTTCGCAAGATCCCGAAGTTTAAACAGCGTCAACTTTTTTAATTCCTCAAATTCCAACCTATCACCTCCTGCATAGTTTTGAACGAGGACTCAATATATTATAACTTAATATAACAATAATAGCAACAATAGCAAAAATAAAAGTTGGGAAATGGCG
This DNA window, taken from Clostridiales bacterium, encodes the following:
- the rho gene encoding transcription termination factor Rho produces the protein MEFEELKKLTLFKLRDLAKEAGIKSVTKYRKSELIEKLVQKSAVKEEKEKDKEKVEVETPEESDKTEEVEESKVQDEKLKERRKYEKPKPEMINTEKTDRTTGHGHMDLSDVNVEKRERLQEILQGSETAEGILELIENTGYGFLRLENYLPSQRDIYVSPSQIRRFNLKTGDKIRGKVRTPKESEKFQALLYVQAINDEEPDRAIKRIPFENLTPIYPHERLTLETTPNELATRIIDFLAPMGKGQRGLIVAAPKAGKTVLLKKIANAMSINHPHVHLIVLLIDERPEEVTDMQRSIKGEVVYSTFDEEPEHHTRVAEMVLERAKRLVEQKRDVVILMDSITRLARAYNLTIPPTGRTLSGGLDPGALHMPKKFFGAARNIEGGGSLTILATALIETGSRMDDVIFEEFKGTGNMEIHLDRKLQERRVFPAIDINKSGTRRDDLLLTPREFEASLSVRKQLNEAPAYEVTELLLNRLMKTKTNSEFIELFNRA